CGTACGCCAACTTCGCCGAGGCCTGCGTTGCCGGAAAACCCAACCAGTCGAAGGACGCCCGATACATCGGCAGAAAGGCGTGCATGGTCAGCGCGTTTGCCTTGGTGAGGGCGTAATCGTGCTTGTGCTTGCTCTTCTTGGCGATCTCCGGCCGAGTGATCACCACCGCGGCGGCGCCGTCGGACATGGCGCAGCTGTCGAAGCGCCCCAGGGGCCAGGCGATCATCGGTGCGTTCAGGGCCGTATCCAGGCTGATGGCCCGCCGGAAGTGCGCCTTCGGGTGATGGGCGCCGTTCTTGTGATTCTTGACCGCGACTTGCGCTAGGTCCTCCCGCGTCCAGCCGTACTCGTGGAAGCAGCGCGTGGCGGTCAGGGCGAACATAGCCGGAGCGCTGGCGCCGCGCATCACCGGATGCCCCATGTCTACCGGCAGGCCGGAACCGCCGACATCCATGAGCTTCTCGACTCCACAGGCGAGCACGACATCGTAGACTCCGGATGCGACCGCAAAGCAGGCGTTGCGGAAGGCATCCATGCCCGAGGCACAGAAGTTCTCCACGCGTGTGGTGGGCTTGCCGAACAGCTTGAGAGGTTCGGCGGCGACGCTACCGCTCAGGCCGGTGAAGTCGTAGAGGTTGCCCACCCAGGTCGCCTCGATGTCGTCCGGGGTAACCCCGGCGTCATCCATCGCCTCGAACGCGGCCTCCACGATCAGGTCTTCCGCGTCCTTCTCCCAGAGCTCGCCGAACTTGGTGCAGCCGACACCGATGATGGCCGTCTTGTCCTTGATGCTTCCCATGAGATTCTCCTCTTGCGCCTCGGCTGAACTTGCTCAGCGCTATGCGCGTAACGACATAAGCAATTCCGCTTTTCCTCCTCCAGCACGAATACCACGAAACTCACGAAGATGATGGGAAACCCTTGTCGTCGCCTGGAGCGGCTCGGCCTGTGCTATCCTGCTACCCCTGGAAATCATCGAAGCCGAGTTCGAGAACGGTGTACTTCGTCCCATGCGCCCCAGTGGGGGTCTTGGGCAGTGGACGTCACAGCACGAGCGCTCCGACCGGATGCTCCGGTCCCAACGGAAGTAGCTGCAGCGTCTTGATCCCATTACTCCCTCCTCGTGAGGGGCGCGGTCTCTGGGTCCTTCGACCCGCCGACAATATCGCCGGTCTCGATGTCCTCGACCCAAGCGGGGTATTGAGAAGGCGCTCCAGGAATATCGACAGCGCGCCCGTCGACGCGATAGCGATGTCCCGGCTGGCCCGTGAACTCGACCAGCCGCACTTGCACGGGCCGAGTGATGCTCGCAAAAGATGAGCCCGGGCCGAGAAAGAGATGGTTGACCCAGTATGCGGTAGTAACCGCATGAGGCCCGGGAAGAACCGCCCACTCG
The DNA window shown above is from Deltaproteobacteria bacterium and carries:
- a CDS encoding acetyl-CoA acetyltransferase, with the translated sequence MGSIKDKTAIIGVGCTKFGELWEKDAEDLIVEAAFEAMDDAGVTPDDIEATWVGNLYDFTGLSGSVAAEPLKLFGKPTTRVENFCASGMDAFRNACFAVASGVYDVVLACGVEKLMDVGGSGLPVDMGHPVMRGASAPAMFALTATRCFHEYGWTREDLAQVAVKNHKNGAHHPKAHFRRAISLDTALNAPMIAWPLGRFDSCAMSDGAAAVVITRPEIAKKSKHKHDYALTKANALTMHAFLPMYRASFDWLGFPATQASAKLAYAEAGIKNPVAEIDLAEVHDCFTITELLNIQDLGFCERGQAAKFVREGHADVGGKIAVNASGGLKCFGHPIGATGCRMLCEITKQLQGRADGAQVKNARLGLAHNLGGPGSVCAVTILGLPQ